The genome window TGCATGGACTATCGGGATCTAAACCAAGCCGGTCCaaaggataactttcctttACCGCACATCGATGTCCTTGTAGATAACACAaccaattttgctttgttttctttcatggatgggttctcgaGCTACAACCAAATAAGGTTGGCGTTGGAGGACATGGAAAAGATgaccttcgtcaccctatggggaacgttctgctacaaagtgatgtcctttgaGCTTAAGAACGCTAGGGCAACCTACCAATGGGCAATGGTAGCAttattccacgacatgatgcacaaagaaattgaagtctacgtggatgatatgattgccaagtctaaaACCAAGGAGGAACACCTCGTTAACTTGTAAAAGTTGTTCAAAAGACTGCGTAAGTACCGACTAAGATTGAATCCTGCCAAGTGTACTTTTGGGGTCAAGTCAGGAAAATTGCTCGGCTatatcgtaagccagaaagggatagaggtggaccccgacaaggtgaaggccatccttgaaatgcccgAGCCACGCACCGAGAAGTAACTCTGAGGTTTCTTGGGACACCTAAATTATATAGCAAGGTTCATATCGCAGCTAACCTCTACTTATGAGCCTCTTTCCAAGCTATTGCGCAAAAACCAGTCCATCCAATGGAACAAAGACTGCCAAGTGGCATTCAGAAGGATCAAGCAATGCCTTATCCTCCTATGCTTGTGCCACCTATACATGACTGTGTTGgatgagtcaatggggtgtatgttgGGGTAGCATGACGAGTCTGGGAAGAGGGAACGAGCGGTCTATTACTTAAGCAAGAAGTTCACAACatgtgaaatgaactactctttgcttgaaaggacatgttgtgccTTGGTGTGGGCAACCCATCATCTAAGGCAGTATATGCTAAGCTACACCACTTGGTTGGTATCCAAGATAGACCCAGTCAAGTACATTTTCGAAAAGCCCGCTCTCATCGGACAGATTGCTTGGTAGCAGGTTCTGTTGTTAGAGTTTGACATTGTTTATGTCactcaaaaggcgataaagggaagcgtTTTGGCAGATTATCTAGCTCAGCAGCCCATCAATGACTACCAACCTATGCATCCAGAATtctcggatgaggacatcatgaccttgttcGAGGAGGTGGATGATGAGGATAGGGACAAATGGATAGTGTGGTTCGATAGCGCGTCTAATGCACtaggccatggagtaggggtgGTTTTGCTTACCCCCAATGATCAATGCATACCCTTCATAGCTAGGTTGGGCTTTGGCTACACGAACAACATGACTGAGTATGAGGCATGCGCCCTTGGGATCCAAGCAGCAATTGACTTCAAGGTCAAATTGCTCAAAGTATATGGAGACTCAGCCTTGGTAATCCaccagttgagaggagaatggaaGACTAGGGATCATAAGTTGATACCCTACTAGGCCTACATCAAGAAGCT of Glycine soja cultivar W05 chromosome 1, ASM419377v2, whole genome shotgun sequence contains these proteins:
- the LOC114414260 gene encoding uncharacterized protein LOC114414260; protein product: MRPCPPEFELGNWKIIEQPGISMANIMYYTKDPNVDFKQLVNQAKDVEDEDWGLPPELKRMVEQEDRELKPHQEIEIVNLGVGEEKKEDMLCLGVGNPSSKAVYAKLHHLVGIQDRPSQAIKGSVLADYLAQQPINDYQPMHPEFSDEDIMTLFEEVDDEDRDKWIVWFDSASNALGHGVGVVLLTPNDQCIPFIARLGFGYTNNMTEYEACALGIQAAIDFKVKLLKVYGDSALVIHQLRGEWKTRDHKLIPY